The DNA sequence TACCAGCACACACCGCCCATCCAGGATACACCGTTCACTGATCACGTGGGCATGGAGCATTTCAGTCTCATCTGTGCCCAGGCTGAAAGCGATGGCCTGTACCGGGCAGGACCTTAAGCACCGGTAACAATCCCGGCATTTAGCTTCGTTATTGACAATAACCAGACCTATCCCCCCCTTTAAAAAAATCTATTGCAGAGCCAGCTTTGCTAACACGTGGGAAAGGAATAATTCCGGCACTGCTTCAGGAAGCACTCCGGTGAACACTTGCTGATCCAGCACTACCGTCACTCCTCTGGTGCAGCTGTTCAAACAAAAGCTTCCCTTCAGAATAACCTTTTGCTCCAGACGGTGAGAGGCAATTTCCCGCTGCAAGGCCTCCAGCACCTGGGGAGCTCCGCGCAAGAAACAGGAACTGCCAACGCAGACTGAAATTTCCATAGCCCTGATCCC is a window from the Syntrophomonadaceae bacterium genome containing:
- a CDS encoding (2Fe-2S) ferredoxin domain-containing protein, whose amino-acid sequence is MEISVCVGSSCFLRGAPQVLEALQREIASHRLEQKVILKGSFCLNSCTRGVTVVLDQQVFTGVLPEAVPELFLSHVLAKLALQ